A genomic region of Fodinisporobacter ferrooxydans contains the following coding sequences:
- a CDS encoding enoyl-CoA hydratase-related protein gives MSYHYIKVLVQDRIGIVTLHRPEVLNALNLQLVYELVTELERIETDDSIRVIILTGNEKAFAAGADISEMAGEEAIPMLLKDQFVVWDRIAKISKPIIAAVSGFVLGGGCELMMNCDMIIASETTRIGQPEIQLGVMPGAGGTQRLTKAVGKVKAMEMLLTGEHITAEEALKFGLINKVVPVEMYFKEALRMAQQIALQPPVAVRLIKKSVLKAFDTSLAEGLDYERNCFYLLFSSEDKEEGMNAFLQKRKPKFTGR, from the coding sequence ATGTCCTATCACTATATAAAAGTTTTGGTTCAAGATAGGATCGGGATTGTAACTTTGCATCGTCCGGAAGTATTGAATGCCTTAAATCTCCAGCTAGTGTATGAGCTTGTGACTGAACTGGAACGAATAGAGACAGATGATTCGATCCGTGTCATCATTTTGACAGGAAACGAGAAAGCGTTTGCTGCCGGCGCTGATATATCGGAAATGGCCGGTGAAGAAGCCATCCCCATGTTATTAAAGGATCAGTTTGTAGTTTGGGATCGGATCGCCAAGATTTCGAAACCGATCATAGCTGCTGTAAGCGGATTTGTACTGGGAGGCGGCTGTGAGCTCATGATGAATTGTGATATGATCATCGCTTCCGAAACCACACGCATCGGGCAACCAGAAATTCAGTTGGGTGTGATGCCTGGCGCCGGCGGTACGCAACGATTGACAAAAGCCGTTGGGAAAGTAAAGGCAATGGAAATGTTGCTGACGGGTGAACACATTACGGCTGAAGAAGCATTGAAGTTTGGACTGATCAATAAAGTTGTTCCTGTTGAAATGTATTTTAAAGAAGCGTTGCGCATGGCGCAACAAATCGCACTGCAGCCGCCAGTCGCTGTGCGTCTGATTAAAAAATCAGTGTTAAAGGCTTTCGATACTTCATTGGCTGAAGGGTTGGATTATGAACGAAATTGCTTTTACCTTTTATTTTCCAGTGAAGATAAAGAGGAGGGCATGAATGCATTTTTGCAAAAACGAAAACCAAAATTCACAGGTCGATAG
- a CDS encoding enoyl-CoA hydratase-related protein has protein sequence MYEAIVFEVSAGIATIALNRPGTFNAFTEQMIKEMIDALKKAGKDPNVRCVVLTGTGRAFSAGQDLGEVQAGPIDFGAFLRERYNPMILQLQKTEKPIIAAVNGVAAGAGMSLALACDIRLVSEHAVFVNAFVNIGLVPDSGGCYFLPRIIGLGKALELAFTGEKISAEEAYRIGLANRVCSAEKFDTEVLEYAGKLAKLPTKGIGLIKRTMYKSLQMSLQETLEYEAFAQEIAGNTDDHKEGVEAFFQKRKPVFQGR, from the coding sequence ATGTACGAAGCTATCGTATTTGAAGTTTCTGCTGGTATTGCCACAATTGCGCTAAATCGGCCGGGTACTTTTAATGCTTTTACAGAACAAATGATTAAGGAAATGATCGATGCACTAAAAAAGGCGGGTAAAGATCCAAATGTGCGCTGTGTGGTCTTGACGGGAACGGGAAGAGCATTTAGCGCGGGGCAGGATTTGGGGGAAGTGCAAGCGGGGCCCATAGATTTTGGAGCATTTTTGCGCGAACGATACAATCCGATGATTCTGCAATTACAAAAGACGGAGAAACCAATCATCGCTGCAGTAAATGGTGTTGCTGCAGGAGCGGGCATGAGTCTGGCATTGGCTTGTGATATCCGTTTGGTTTCGGAACATGCAGTTTTTGTCAACGCATTTGTAAATATAGGATTGGTTCCCGATTCTGGCGGCTGTTACTTTTTGCCCAGAATTATCGGCTTGGGGAAAGCACTGGAATTGGCATTTACCGGTGAGAAGATTTCTGCGGAAGAGGCATACCGTATCGGCTTGGCCAACCGCGTATGTTCGGCTGAGAAATTTGACACAGAAGTGCTGGAATATGCCGGGAAGCTCGCTAAATTACCTACAAAAGGGATTGGCTTAATCAAGCGAACGATGTATAAATCGCTGCAAATGAGTTTGCAAGAAACATTGGAATATGAGGCGTTTGCGCAAGAGATTGCCGGAAACACGGATGACCACAAAGAGGGTGTGGAAGCGTTTTTTCAAAAACGCAAACCAGTCTTTCAAGGCAGATAG
- a CDS encoding 3-hydroxyacyl-CoA dehydrogenase NAD-binding domain-containing protein, translating into MANDPIGVIGAGTMGAGIALVCAKMGYQVLLLDADPVVLEKAQEYFLSTLSRDVEKGRLTKTQKEETLRQLLPVQEMELLRDCDIVIEAVSERLELKKSIFRSLTEVCRDTALLCTNTSSLSITEIAGGLPHPERIIGLHFFNPAPVMPLVEVISGKKSSSKNVEKVFQFAKELGKIPVLASDSPGFIVNRVARPYYNEALRILSDRMASVEQIDRIMKQAGGFKMGPFELQDLIGIDVNFSVTESVYSHFFHEGRFKPSRIQQQMVQAGNLGKKTGEGFYDYDK; encoded by the coding sequence TTGGCGAACGATCCGATTGGTGTAATTGGCGCCGGCACGATGGGAGCTGGAATTGCCCTTGTTTGCGCGAAAATGGGCTATCAAGTACTGTTGTTGGATGCCGATCCGGTGGTTTTGGAAAAGGCGCAAGAGTATTTTTTATCCACTCTATCAAGAGATGTAGAGAAAGGTAGACTTACGAAAACACAGAAAGAAGAAACATTGCGGCAACTGCTTCCTGTGCAGGAAATGGAATTGCTGCGCGATTGTGACATCGTAATCGAGGCAGTTTCAGAACGACTTGAGTTAAAAAAGTCGATTTTTCGCTCTTTGACGGAAGTTTGCCGTGATACTGCGCTGCTCTGCACAAATACATCCTCCCTTTCCATTACTGAAATTGCAGGCGGATTGCCGCATCCGGAACGAATCATCGGCTTGCATTTCTTCAATCCGGCACCTGTGATGCCGCTTGTTGAAGTCATCAGCGGGAAAAAGTCGAGCAGCAAAAACGTTGAAAAGGTGTTTCAATTCGCAAAAGAATTGGGGAAGATTCCGGTTCTTGCCAGTGATTCACCAGGTTTCATCGTGAACCGGGTTGCCCGGCCCTATTATAATGAAGCTTTGCGAATCCTTAGTGATCGCATGGCTTCCGTAGAACAAATCGATCGCATTATGAAACAGGCAGGCGGATTCAAAATGGGACCGTTTGAATTGCAAGATTTGATTGGGATTGACGTGAACTTTTCCGTCACTGAATCTGTGTATTCCCACTTTTTTCACGAAGGCCGATTTAAACCAAGCCGTATCCAACAGCAGATGGTGCAGGCGGGGAATCTTGGAAAGAAGACGGGTGAGGGCTTTTATGACTATGACAAATAA
- a CDS encoding 3-hydroxyacyl-CoA dehydrogenase family protein, with translation MTMTNNVIVLAGNGSLYQELAQLLEDRNYQVIDHKYYEIYKDRIRFAVEVTNVDLQMKKAGIQKLDQVLPAHIPILSTSLAITATEIASWAKYPDRICGFGTLVPLSERNLIEIAPALQTSRDTIQMAESLIHSLGKEVEIVDDEAGLVFPRILSLIINEAAFTVMEGTATPGDIDIAMKKGTNYPYGPLEWADRIGLDEVYAIVQGLHKNLAEERYRPAPLLRKKVLAGMVGVRNGQGFYTYEKPGV, from the coding sequence ATGACTATGACAAATAATGTAATAGTGTTGGCGGGAAACGGCTCACTCTATCAGGAACTGGCACAACTGTTGGAAGACAGGAACTACCAAGTCATTGATCACAAATATTACGAAATATACAAAGATCGTATACGATTCGCTGTTGAAGTAACAAATGTGGATCTGCAAATGAAAAAAGCAGGTATACAAAAATTGGATCAAGTGCTGCCTGCGCATATTCCGATTCTTTCCACGTCGCTCGCGATAACTGCAACAGAAATTGCATCATGGGCTAAGTATCCCGACCGAATTTGCGGGTTTGGCACGCTGGTGCCATTGTCAGAGCGAAACCTGATTGAAATTGCTCCTGCTTTACAGACAAGCCGGGATACCATCCAAATGGCGGAGTCATTGATTCACTCACTCGGCAAAGAGGTGGAAATCGTTGACGATGAGGCGGGACTTGTCTTTCCAAGAATCCTTTCACTGATTATCAATGAAGCTGCATTTACTGTCATGGAAGGGACGGCAACGCCCGGCGATATCGACATTGCCATGAAAAAGGGGACGAATTATCCATACGGACCACTCGAATGGGCGGATCGTATTGGACTGGATGAAGTGTATGCCATTGTCCAAGGCCTTCATAAAAATCTGGCGGAAGAACGTTACCGGCCTGCACCTCTGTTGCGGAAAAAAGTATTGGCTGGGATGGTAGGTGTCCGAAATGGCCAGGGGTTTTACACATATGAAAAACCGGGAGTTTGA
- a CDS encoding thiolase family protein, translating to MKIRQREVYIASAIRTPIGKLGGSLKDVPIDELSSIVLRGAIERAQIPDDAVDGVIMGNVISAGPFINIARVGLLKAGLPESVPGLTVNRVCASGLEAINLAAQSIQGGHADVMLAGGVENLTRSPYILEKFSQPYQRGPQTLMESFGGPRSAPVSIYGDLTMGDTAENVAEQYQVSREDQDLFAVESHRRAVNAIDHGLFKEEIIPVAIPNPKGQPIHFTTDEHPRQNTTLASIGKLKPAFRKNGTVTAANSSGINDGAAAVVLMNEKKLNQFNIQPLGRMVHFVCAGVDPRIMGMGPVVAIRKLLQETDMTIEDIDLFELNEAFASQSLACIRELGLSMDKTNVNGGAIALGHPLGCSGARLFGTILYELRRRNKRYGVVSLCIGGGQGLATLVEAL from the coding sequence ATGAAAATACGACAAAGAGAAGTGTATATTGCTTCCGCGATACGTACGCCAATTGGCAAACTCGGCGGAAGTTTGAAAGATGTTCCCATCGATGAATTATCATCGATTGTATTGAGAGGCGCTATTGAGCGTGCGCAAATTCCAGATGATGCAGTTGATGGTGTCATTATGGGGAATGTCATCTCAGCCGGCCCTTTTATTAATATCGCAAGAGTAGGATTGTTGAAAGCCGGGCTGCCGGAAAGTGTACCGGGTTTAACTGTGAATCGCGTTTGTGCATCTGGACTGGAAGCAATCAATTTGGCTGCCCAATCGATCCAAGGAGGCCACGCCGATGTCATGTTGGCGGGAGGTGTAGAAAATCTCACTCGCTCACCGTATATCTTGGAAAAATTCTCTCAACCCTATCAAAGAGGTCCGCAAACATTGATGGAATCATTCGGAGGACCGCGTTCTGCACCTGTATCGATTTATGGCGATTTAACAATGGGAGATACTGCGGAAAATGTGGCGGAACAATATCAAGTCAGCCGCGAAGATCAGGATTTGTTTGCTGTTGAGAGTCACCGCAGAGCTGTCAATGCCATTGATCATGGATTATTCAAGGAAGAAATCATTCCTGTTGCAATTCCGAATCCAAAGGGACAACCGATTCATTTCACTACGGATGAACATCCACGCCAAAATACAACGCTTGCATCCATTGGAAAACTAAAGCCTGCTTTCCGGAAAAACGGAACAGTTACGGCTGCTAACTCGTCAGGCATCAATGACGGTGCTGCAGCGGTTGTATTAATGAATGAAAAGAAACTGAATCAATTTAACATTCAACCATTAGGAAGAATGGTTCATTTTGTTTGTGCCGGTGTGGACCCGAGGATTATGGGGATGGGGCCGGTAGTCGCGATTCGGAAGCTTCTACAGGAAACTGACATGACAATTGAAGATATTGACTTGTTTGAATTGAACGAGGCGTTTGCTTCCCAGTCATTGGCTTGTATTCGTGAACTTGGCTTGTCGATGGATAAGACGAACGTCAACGGCGGTGCGATCGCCCTGGGTCACCCTTTGGGCTGTAGTGGCGCACGCTTGTTTGGAACGATTTTATATGAGCTTCGCCGCCGCAACAAACGATATGGAGTCGTTTCGTTATGCATCGGAGGCGGTCAAGGCTTGGCAACATTGGTCGAAGCCTTATAA
- a CDS encoding thiolase family protein, producing MGMPVIVDAVRTAIGRYGGALKDVRPDDLGAVVINKLLQRNPIDSRFIDDVIVGCANQAGEDNRNVARMSSLLAGLPVEVPGVTVNRLCGSGLEAVNQSAHAIAAGSGQVYIAGGVESMTRSPLVMMKPETAYQRGNRQLSDTTIGWRLVNDTLAAMYPPISLGETAENVAEQYGISRQSQDEFALSSQQKYALALAENKFEDEIVSVETPGKKGEITVFKSDENPRPQTTVEQLGKLKPAFKPGGTVTAGNSSGINDGAAALLVMELDTALQLGFRPRAKIVASAVAGVDPSVMGMGPVPATHKVLKKAGLKIEDIDLFEINEAFAAQALACMQELNIPFDRVNVNGGAIAIGHPLGCSGARIVTTLLYEMERRKARYGLATMCIGVGQGIATIIERM from the coding sequence ATGGGGATGCCGGTGATTGTAGATGCTGTGCGTACAGCAATTGGGCGTTACGGCGGAGCTTTGAAAGATGTGCGGCCGGATGATTTAGGGGCGGTTGTCATCAACAAATTGTTACAGAGAAATCCGATCGATTCGCGATTCATCGATGATGTGATCGTTGGGTGTGCGAATCAGGCTGGAGAAGATAATCGAAACGTGGCCAGAATGTCTTCGTTGCTTGCCGGTTTGCCCGTTGAAGTTCCTGGTGTAACGGTAAACCGGCTGTGCGGTTCCGGATTGGAGGCTGTCAATCAGAGTGCGCATGCCATTGCTGCCGGAAGCGGACAGGTATATATCGCGGGGGGAGTGGAAAGCATGACGCGTTCCCCGCTTGTCATGATGAAACCGGAGACGGCATACCAGCGTGGAAACCGGCAATTGTCTGATACCACAATCGGATGGAGACTGGTAAATGATACGTTGGCAGCCATGTACCCACCCATCAGTCTTGGCGAAACTGCGGAAAATGTGGCGGAACAATACGGAATCAGCCGCCAATCCCAAGATGAATTTGCTCTATCCAGCCAGCAGAAGTATGCATTAGCATTAGCGGAAAATAAATTTGAAGACGAAATCGTGTCTGTAGAAACTCCCGGGAAAAAAGGGGAAATTACCGTTTTTAAAAGTGATGAAAATCCGCGGCCGCAAACGACTGTCGAACAGTTGGGGAAACTCAAGCCGGCGTTCAAACCGGGTGGAACGGTTACCGCTGGAAATTCTTCAGGGATCAATGACGGTGCTGCAGCTTTATTGGTAATGGAACTTGACACTGCTTTACAATTAGGTTTCCGGCCAAGAGCAAAGATCGTAGCTTCTGCGGTCGCTGGAGTCGATCCATCTGTTATGGGCATGGGTCCTGTTCCGGCAACACACAAAGTATTGAAAAAAGCGGGATTAAAAATTGAAGATATCGACCTGTTTGAAATCAACGAAGCGTTTGCTGCGCAGGCATTGGCATGCATGCAAGAACTGAATATTCCGTTTGACCGGGTAAACGTCAATGGTGGTGCGATTGCAATCGGACATCCTCTTGGGTGTAGCGGCGCTCGAATCGTTACAACATTGCTGTATGAAATGGAGCGTAGAAAGGCGCGCTATGGCTTAGCCACGATGTGCATTGGCGTAGGCCAGGGCATTGCCACGATTATTGAGCGGATGTAA
- the paaX gene encoding phenylacetic acid degradation operon negative regulatory protein PaaX has protein sequence MKPQSMLFTIYGEYVRHYGGEIWVGSLTRLMGEFGLSEQAVRAAISRMLKQGWLVSRKVGNRGYYAMSPRGQKRLDEAAARIYRQDSQVWNGTWCMVSYNIPEERRQLRDQLRKELSWMGFGMLSTSTWISPNDLADRVREITVTYEITDYVEIFNCQHLGWSHPGDLVEKCWNIDEMNQAYQEFIEIYRPQYEDILQKIQNGQEIPDNYCFVEKTKLVHEYRKFLFIDPDFPKELLPDVWLAADADQLFQDYYTLLNPCANRFFDSVYEPCPLVEANEVNS, from the coding sequence ATGAAACCACAATCGATGCTCTTTACGATATATGGTGAGTATGTACGTCATTATGGCGGAGAGATTTGGGTAGGCAGTTTGACCCGTTTGATGGGGGAATTCGGACTATCGGAACAGGCGGTGCGGGCAGCGATTTCACGAATGTTGAAACAAGGGTGGCTAGTTTCCAGAAAAGTAGGAAATCGCGGGTATTACGCGATGTCTCCGCGTGGACAAAAGCGTTTGGATGAAGCGGCTGCCAGAATTTACAGACAGGATTCACAGGTATGGAATGGAACCTGGTGTATGGTCAGTTATAATATACCTGAAGAACGCAGACAGTTAAGGGATCAGTTGCGCAAAGAATTGTCCTGGATGGGGTTCGGCATGTTGTCTACGAGTACCTGGATCAGTCCGAACGATTTGGCTGATAGAGTCAGAGAAATAACGGTTACTTATGAAATAACCGATTATGTAGAAATTTTTAACTGCCAGCATCTGGGGTGGAGTCATCCTGGGGACTTGGTTGAGAAATGCTGGAACATAGATGAAATGAATCAGGCGTATCAAGAATTTATTGAAATTTATCGACCACAGTATGAAGACATATTGCAGAAAATTCAAAATGGGCAGGAAATACCGGACAATTATTGCTTTGTCGAGAAAACAAAACTGGTTCACGAATATCGCAAATTTTTGTTTATCGACCCTGACTTTCCGAAGGAACTTTTGCCGGATGTTTGGCTGGCAGCCGATGCGGACCAGCTTTTTCAGGATTATTATACTCTGTTGAACCCTTGTGCCAATCGTTTCTTTGATTCTGTATACGAACCTTGTCCTCTTGTAGAAGCGAATGAAGTAAACTCCTGA